A region of Lycium barbarum isolate Lr01 chromosome 3, ASM1917538v2, whole genome shotgun sequence DNA encodes the following proteins:
- the LOC132632617 gene encoding pentatricopeptide repeat-containing protein At1g80550, mitochondrial codes for MLSSVISRYSTFLPSSLLLAQFENLLHHHFYHSKPLNSTSFPNYDDPNSSPLLNLPTSSISASFEPLNPTIVLETLSCYNNDWRRALEFFNWAEAQCGFHHTNQTCNQLIDILGKFFEFDAAWNLIEKMRSVSSMPDHTTFRVLFKRYVSAHMVKEAIDTFDKTEEFNLKDQVSFSNLIDALCEYKHVIEAEDLCLPKNKNDVKYSCFKVDTKICNMLLRGWFKMSWWGKCREFWEEMDTRGVQKDLYSYSIYMDVQCKSGKPWKAVKLYKEMKKKGIDLDVIAYNTVIRAIGISDGVDVAAKLCQEMIELGCKPNVSTYNTLIKLMCENGRYRDAYKVLNQMPSKGCEPNVITYNSFFGCLEKPREILKLFDRMVESGVRPRIDTYVMLMRKFGRWGFLRPVFILWEKMEKQGLRPDASAYNALIDALVQKGMVDMARKYDEEMLAKDLSAKPRVELGTKLTSADCGGS; via the coding sequence ATGCTTTCGTCAGTTATTTCTCGATATTCAACTTTCTTACCTTCTTCTTTGCTTCTTGCCCAATTCGAGAACTTGCTTCACCATCACTTTTATCACTCCAAACCCTTAAATTCCACTTCCTTTCCCAACTATGATGACCCAAATTCATCCCCACTTCTCAATCTTCCCACCAGTTCAATAAGTGCTTCCTTTGAACCCCTAAATCCCACCATCGTTCTAGAAACCCTCTCTTGTTACAACAATGACTGGAGAAGAGCTTTAGAGTTCTTCAACTGGGCAGAGGCACAGTGTGGCTTTCATCACACCAACCAAACTTGCAACCAGCTTATTGACATTCTGGGTAAGTTCTTTGAATTTGATGCAGCTTGGAATTTGATTGAGAAAATGAGAAGTGTATCGTCCATGCCTGACCATACCACTTTCCGGGTGTTGTTCAAACGTTATGTGTCTGCTCACATGGTTAAAGAAGCAATTGATACGTTTGATAAGACGGAGGAATTTAATTTAAAAGATCAAGTTTCATTCTCAAATCTAATTGATGCTTTATGTGAGTATAAGCATGTAATAGAGGCCGAAGACTTGTGCCTCCCTAAGAACAAGAATGACGTGAAGTATTCATGTTTTAAGGTGGACACAAAAATATGTAATATGCTTCTTCGTGGGTGGTTCAAAATGAGTTGGTGGGGTAAGTGTAGAGAGTTTTGGGAAGAGATGGATACAAGGGGTGTGCAAAAGGATCTATATTCGTACTCTATTTACATGGATGTACAGTGCAAGAGCGGAAAGCCATGGAAAGCTGTAAAATTATacaaagaaatgaagaagaagggaATTGACTTGGATGTGATCGCGTATAATACTGTCATTCGTGCTATTGGGATTTCAGATGGTGTTGATGTAGCAGCTAAGCTATGTCAAGAGATGATTGAGTTGGGGTGCAAACCAAATGTTTCTACATACAACACACTCATTAAGCTCATGTGTGAAAATGGGCGGTACAGAGACGCATATAAAGTACTTAATCAAATGCCTAGCAAGGGTTGCGAGCCTAATGTCATTACATACAACAGCTTTTTCGGATGCCTTGAGAAGCCCAGAGAGATTCTCAAGTTGTTTGATAGAATGGTCGAAAGCGGAGTGCGACCTAGGATTGACACCTATGTCATGCTTATGAGGAAATTTGGAAGATGGGGATTTCTTCGACCAGTCTTTATTCTTTGGGAAAAGATGGAAAAACAGGGGTTGCGTCCGGATGCGTCTGCTTATAATGCATTAATTGATGCGTTGGTGCAAAAGGGTATGGTTGATATGGCACGCAAATATGATGAAGAGATGTTAGCAAAGGACCTTTCAGCTAAGCCGAGGGTAGAACTGGGGACAAAGTTGACTAGTGCTGACTGTGGAGGCAGCTGA